One Hordeum vulgare subsp. vulgare chromosome 4H, MorexV3_pseudomolecules_assembly, whole genome shotgun sequence DNA window includes the following coding sequences:
- the LOC123450582 gene encoding probable protein phosphatase 2C 21 — protein sequence MPPHNASTMVTYVAKQHPGFHCTLSETSLVTAGLLRRATRYWGGSGGRGEGSAASGSPPQEATAYAGAEGRGVASTSGDGKRGDPGRTDIAQFLWPPPLGHSPERGGRRPPPTDEPHRRRPAGRGAWRNGGGGGRGISFTRAVLRTATEQGRARPPARPPARRAWAPPAAARRAGPVARAWAVGSAPAGTESDPTARDAPGRREGKERKGDGGGRGCFICCCACKLCSALHNTTAPLLILRSQGRKERKANPAMDGDATAKCSAGEENDRIKYAASSMRGFRYEMEDALTAVLDLDGCSSTSFFGVYDGHGGADVALYCSRQFHIELIKEPDYRKNLHTALEHVYFRIDEKLKRSDEWKREPAHSPGNSTLKKLLKAALCAVKDRYVPPQHEGTTACVALIRGNQIFVANVGDSRCVLSRNGQANDLSIDHKPDLQHERERIERAGGQVTRDGNPQRDISGRIVRVDVGIHRVGGILAISRAIGDFQFKRNKTLSPAQQIVTCCPDIHTVDITDDAEFLIIASDGIWEAKASQEAVDFVRQRLQSGETDLSVICERLLDSCLGRRMSDNMSVILVQFKASARIRSSPGANPTATAEARADEIKVNIELGGQSSNTNANEEGGQSSNPNANEDDDGSVNGCVGCFSRMDLFDAGEE from the exons ATGCCTCCGCACAATGCCTCCACAATGGTCACCTATGTTGCAAAGCAACATCCTGGTTTCCACTGCACGCTTAGCG AAACGAGCCTCGTGACTGCTGGACTTCTCCGGCGAGCCACGCGGTACTGGGGGGGTTCCGGCGGACGAGGAGAGGGGAGCGCCGCGAGCGGGAGTCCACCGCAGGAGGCTACGGCGTACGCGGGAGCAGAGGGCAGAGGAGTGGCATCAACCAGCGGTGACGGCAAGCGCGGGGATCCAGGAAGGACCGATATAGCTCAGTTCTTGTGGCCTCCGCCTCTCGGGCATTCCCCGgagcgcggcggccggcggccaCCGCCAACGGATGAACCGCACCGTCGCCGGCCGGCAGGGAGGGGCGCATGGCGgaacggcggtggcggaggcaggggcaTTTCCTTCACGCGCGCCGTACTCCGCACGGCAACAGAGCAGGGAcgcgcccgcccgcccgcccgcccgccagCGCGGCGTGCGTGGGCCCCGCCCGCTGCGGCTCGTCGAGCGGGCCCGGTGGCACGGGCCTGGGCCGTTGGATCGGCCCCAGCTGGCACGGAAAGCGATCCAACGGCTCGGGACGCACCGGGGCGACGGGAAGGGAAGGAAAggaaaggagacggaggaggccgCGGGTGCTTTATTTGCTGCTGCGCCTGCAAactctgctctgctctgcacaaCACAACCGCCCCGCTTTTGATCCTCCGGAGCCAGGGAAGGAAGGAAAG GAAAGCAAACCCAGCAATGGATGGTGATGCAACAGCCAAGTGTTCTGCTGGAGAAGAGAATGACAGAATCAAGTATGCTGCGTCATCTATGAGAGGATTTCGTTATGAAATGGAAGATGCC CTCACAGCTGTCCTAGATCTAGATGGCTGCAGTTCCACATCATTCTTTGGTGTTTATGATGGCCATGGAG GAGCTGATGTAGCATTGTATTGTTcaaggcaatttcatattgagctcaTCAAGGAACCAGACTATCGCAAAAATCTGCATACCGCACTGGAGCATGTGTATTTCAG AATTGATGAGAAGTTGAAACGATCGGATGAATGGAAAAGGGAGCCAGCTCATTCTCCCGGTAATAGCACTTTGAAAAAGTTGCTCAAGGCTGCTCTTTGTGCTGTTAAG GACCGTTATGTTCCCCCGCAACATGAAGGAACCACAGCATGTGTGGCTCTTATTAGAGGTAACCAGATTTTTGTTGCAAATGTTGGTGATTCCCGTTGTGTACTCTCAAGGAATGGTCAG GCAAATGATCTATCCATCGATCACAAGCCAGACCTCCAACATGAAAGGGAGAGAATTGAAAGGGCAGGAGGGCAAGTAACCAGGGATGGGAACCCTCAGAGAGATATCTCAGGACGAATAGTTAGGGTGGACGTGGGCATCCATCGCGTCGGGGGGATATTAGCCATATCCAGAGCGATTG GTGATTTTCAATTCAAGCGGAACAAAACTTTGTCTCCTGCACaacaaattgtgacatgttgtccggaCATTCACACT GTGGACATAACTGATGATGCTGAATTTCTTATTATAGCAAGTGACGGTATCTG GGAAGCCAAGGCAAGTCAAGAGGCGGTTGATTTTGTGAGGCAGCGCTTGCAATCC GGGGAGACAGATCTGAGTGTCATTTGTGAGAGACTTCTTGATTCATGCCTGGGCCGGAGAATGAGTGACAATATGAGCGTGATACTGGTTCAGTTCAAGGCCAGCGCCCGGATTCGTTCTTCACCCGGCGCCAACCCCACTGCCACTGCTGAAGCCAGGGCTGACGAAATCAAGGTCAACATCGAATTAGGGGGGCAGTCCAGCAACACAAATGCAAATGAGGAAGGGGGGCAGTCCAGCAACCCAAATgcaaacgaggacgacgacggctCTGTCAACGGTTGCGTAGGATGCTTCAGCCGCATGGATTTGTTTGACGCCGGCGAGGAATGA